Proteins co-encoded in one Bacillus infantis NRRL B-14911 genomic window:
- the spo0A gene encoding sporulation transcription factor Spo0A — MRKIKVCIVDDNRELVGLLEEYIASQDDMEVSGVAHNGQECLEVLEETEPDVLVLDIIMPHLDGLGVLEKLRESRRSSMPNVIMLTAFGQEDVTKKAVDLGASYFILKPFDMENLAGHIRQVSGKSNPVIRKSQSSAYRSQESKPKNLDASITSIIHEIGVPAHIKGYLYLREAISMVYNDIELLGSITKVLYPDIAKKYNTTASRVERAIRHAIEVAWSRGNIDSISSLFGYTVSMTKAKPTNSEFIAMVADKLRLEHKAS, encoded by the coding sequence GTGAGAAAAATAAAAGTATGTATCGTGGATGACAATCGCGAGCTTGTCGGGCTTCTGGAGGAATATATCGCATCCCAGGATGATATGGAAGTGAGCGGGGTGGCCCATAATGGCCAGGAATGCCTGGAGGTACTGGAAGAAACTGAACCGGACGTTCTAGTCCTTGATATAATCATGCCGCATCTGGATGGGCTTGGAGTGCTTGAAAAGCTGCGTGAATCACGGAGATCATCGATGCCGAATGTCATCATGCTTACAGCTTTCGGCCAGGAGGATGTTACGAAAAAAGCGGTGGATCTTGGGGCTTCCTATTTCATCCTCAAACCATTTGATATGGAGAATCTCGCCGGACATATCCGCCAGGTAAGCGGCAAGTCCAACCCGGTCATCCGCAAGTCCCAGTCATCCGCCTACAGAAGCCAAGAATCCAAGCCTAAAAATCTTGATGCAAGCATCACAAGCATCATTCATGAAATTGGTGTGCCTGCCCACATTAAAGGTTATTTATACTTGCGCGAAGCAATATCCATGGTCTATAACGATATTGAACTGCTCGGATCCATTACAAAGGTTCTTTACCCGGATATCGCCAAAAAGTATAATACCACTGCCAGCAGGGTGGAAAGGGCAATCCGCCATGCGATCGAGGTAGCATGGAGCAGGGGGAATATCGATTCCATCTCTTCTCTTTTCGGCTACACTGTAAGCATGACAAAAGCCAAGCCCACCAACTCGGAATTCATCGCGATGGTTGCTGATAAACTGCGCCTGGAGCATAAAGCTTCTTGA
- the spoIVB gene encoding SpoIVB peptidase: MKVLNLELLRRIIGGILLVSLIAAGFSKPFQEYISIPKEITLFEGETYNFSKAAPVSASMKTEAAAALKQEGSEVAVKGKKIGKDEMLLELAGFPVKKVDVNVLRDFKVIPGGQSIGVKLNTVGVLVVGHHLVDAKDGKASPGETAGIKVGDIITQINGQNIEKMSDVAPFVQEAGQTGKAMKITLTRENGKISTELTPLKDKAENNFKLGLYIRDSAAGIGTMTFYHPGSMKYGALGHVISDMDTKKPIVVDDGQIVRSTVTSIEKGSNGNPGEKLARFSSDKQVIGNIKRNSPFGIFGELNRGMKNGVLDKPMPIALSHQVKEGPAQILTVVDDDEVDLFDIEIVSTIPQKFPATKGMVIKVTDPELLDKTGGIVQGMSGSPIIQNEKVVGAVTHVFVNDPTSGYGVHIEWMLNEAGIDIYEKSEEKAS; the protein is encoded by the coding sequence GTGAAGGTTTTGAATTTAGAGCTACTAAGAAGAATAATTGGTGGAATTCTCCTTGTTTCATTAATTGCAGCAGGGTTTTCCAAACCCTTTCAAGAATATATCAGCATTCCCAAAGAGATTACCCTATTTGAAGGTGAAACATACAATTTCAGCAAGGCGGCACCTGTGTCTGCGTCAATGAAAACAGAAGCGGCGGCAGCTCTCAAGCAGGAGGGAAGCGAGGTTGCCGTAAAGGGAAAGAAAATTGGAAAAGACGAAATGCTGCTTGAACTGGCAGGATTTCCAGTTAAAAAAGTTGATGTGAATGTATTGAGGGATTTTAAGGTCATTCCCGGAGGCCAGTCAATCGGGGTTAAACTGAATACGGTCGGGGTGCTGGTTGTCGGCCATCACCTTGTGGATGCAAAAGACGGCAAAGCTTCCCCCGGCGAAACTGCAGGGATTAAAGTAGGAGATATCATCACGCAGATAAACGGACAAAATATTGAGAAGATGTCCGATGTGGCACCCTTTGTCCAGGAAGCCGGACAGACGGGCAAGGCAATGAAGATCACACTTACAAGGGAAAATGGCAAAATCAGCACCGAACTGACACCCCTTAAAGATAAGGCGGAAAATAATTTTAAACTGGGCCTGTATATTAGGGATTCTGCAGCCGGAATCGGCACCATGACCTTTTATCATCCAGGTTCTATGAAGTATGGGGCCCTCGGCCATGTTATAAGTGATATGGATACAAAAAAACCGATAGTGGTCGATGATGGACAAATTGTCCGTTCGACTGTTACATCCATTGAAAAAGGAAGCAACGGGAATCCAGGCGAAAAGCTCGCAAGATTTTCTTCAGATAAACAGGTTATTGGGAATATTAAAAGAAACAGTCCCTTTGGCATTTTTGGCGAACTGAACAGGGGCATGAAAAACGGCGTGCTTGACAAGCCGATGCCTATAGCGCTTTCGCATCAGGTGAAAGAGGGGCCGGCCCAGATTCTTACAGTTGTAGATGATGACGAGGTAGACCTGTTTGATATTGAAATTGTCAGCACTATACCTCAGAAGTTCCCTGCAACAAAAGGGATGGTCATCAAAGTGACAGATCCTGAACTGCTGGATAAAACAGGCGGTATTGTTCAGGGGATGAGCGGGAGCCCGATCATTCAGAACGAAAAGGTTGTCGGGGCAGTCACGCACGTATTCGTGAATGATCCTACCAGCGGGTACGGAGTCCATATCGAGTGGATGCTCAATGAAGCAGGAATAGATATTTATGAAAAAAGCGAAGAAAAAGCAAGCTGA
- the recN gene encoding DNA repair protein RecN, translating into MLSELSIKNFAIIEALSVSFEKGLTVLTGETGAGKSIIIDAIHLLVGGRGSSEFVRHGEQKAEIEGLFQIDGQDHPCYKKSREFGIDIEDGMVVLRRDISRTGKSVCRVNGKLVTISALREIGSTIIDIHGQHEHQELMDETLHLSLLDQFGSEEIMPALHEYREVFQSYEQTAKKLKNLSENEQQMAHRLDLIQFQLEEIEGAGLKINEDEELYEEKTKLGNFERIYDSMQAGYTALQGEQKGLDWIGLVMGHLQEAAELDPEYKEMADAVSNSFYMLEDVSSSLRSKLDFLEYDPARLNEIEERLTEINQLKRKYGKTIEEILEYASGIEEEIETLQNKETHIDQLQKELSSLQKDLSLEAEQLSRLRRKSAKKLTSLIHKELKELYMSKTVFEVKFEELSSRGYHRNGADKIEFYISTNPGEPLKPLSKVASGGELSRIMLALKSIFSKHQGVTSIIFDEVDTGVSGRVAQAIAEKIHHVSRDSQVLCISHLPQVAAMADTHLFIAKSTRDGRTKTTVKPLNSEDKIKEIGRMISGVEITDLTKEHAKELLQLAQQIKIT; encoded by the coding sequence TTGCTAAGTGAATTATCCATTAAAAATTTCGCTATTATAGAAGCCCTTTCTGTTTCATTTGAAAAGGGCTTAACTGTATTGACTGGGGAAACGGGCGCAGGCAAATCGATCATCATCGATGCCATCCACCTTTTAGTGGGCGGACGGGGGTCTTCGGAGTTTGTCCGGCACGGCGAGCAGAAAGCTGAGATCGAGGGTCTTTTCCAAATAGACGGCCAGGATCATCCCTGTTATAAAAAATCAAGGGAATTTGGGATTGACATCGAGGACGGGATGGTGGTCCTTCGCCGGGATATCTCACGGACAGGCAAGAGTGTATGCCGGGTCAATGGAAAGCTGGTGACCATTTCTGCACTCCGGGAAATCGGATCTACGATCATCGACATCCATGGACAGCATGAGCACCAGGAATTGATGGATGAAACCCTGCATTTATCTTTGCTTGACCAGTTTGGCTCTGAGGAAATCATGCCGGCCCTGCATGAATACCGGGAAGTATTCCAATCTTATGAACAAACAGCCAAAAAGCTCAAGAATTTGAGTGAGAACGAACAGCAGATGGCCCACAGGCTTGATCTGATTCAATTTCAGCTGGAGGAAATTGAGGGAGCCGGGCTGAAAATCAACGAAGACGAAGAGCTTTATGAAGAAAAAACGAAGCTGGGGAACTTCGAAAGGATTTATGACAGCATGCAGGCTGGCTATACTGCTCTTCAAGGGGAGCAAAAGGGGCTGGACTGGATCGGCCTTGTTATGGGCCATCTGCAGGAAGCAGCTGAACTGGATCCTGAATATAAGGAAATGGCAGATGCTGTATCCAACAGTTTTTATATGCTTGAGGATGTTTCAAGCAGTCTGAGGAGCAAGCTTGATTTTCTTGAATATGATCCTGCCAGGCTGAATGAGATTGAAGAAAGGCTGACAGAAATCAATCAGCTCAAAAGGAAATACGGCAAGACAATCGAGGAAATCCTTGAATATGCATCAGGGATAGAAGAAGAAATTGAGACATTGCAGAATAAGGAAACACATATTGATCAGCTTCAAAAGGAGCTTTCTTCCCTTCAGAAGGATTTAAGCCTTGAAGCCGAGCAATTAAGCAGGCTTCGGAGAAAGAGCGCCAAAAAGCTGACCTCTCTCATCCATAAGGAACTGAAAGAGCTGTATATGTCGAAAACGGTGTTCGAAGTGAAATTTGAGGAATTGTCCAGCCGGGGCTACCATCGCAACGGTGCTGACAAGATAGAATTTTATATATCCACCAATCCGGGCGAACCGCTCAAGCCCCTTTCCAAAGTCGCCTCGGGCGGTGAGCTGTCCAGAATCATGCTGGCTTTGAAAAGCATCTTCTCGAAGCATCAGGGGGTCACATCGATTATCTTTGATGAGGTTGACACAGGGGTCAGCGGACGCGTCGCACAGGCAATCGCTGAGAAGATTCACCATGTTTCAAGGGATTCACAGGTTCTCTGTATTTCCCACCTTCCACAGGTTGCTGCAATGGCAGATACACATCTGTTCATCGCAAAGTCTACGCGTGATGGAAGAACTAAAACAACAGTGAAACCGCTCAATTCCGAGGATAAAATCAAGGAAATCGGCCGGATGATATCCGGGGTGGAAATCACTGATTTGACGAAAGAGCATGCTAAGGAATTGCTCCAGCTTGCCCAGCAAATAAAAATAACTTGA
- the ahrC gene encoding transcriptional regulator AhrC/ArgR, with the protein MNKGQRHIKIRDIIANNDIETQDDLVDELKNAGFNVTQATVSRDIKELHLVKVPLMDGRYKYSLPADQRFNPLQKLKRNLMDAFVRIDTAGHLLVMKTLPGNAMAIGALIDNLDWEEILGTICGDDTCLIICKTPEDTEVISNRFIDML; encoded by the coding sequence GTGAATAAAGGACAACGACATATCAAAATAAGAGACATCATAGCCAATAATGATATTGAAACACAGGATGATCTTGTGGACGAGCTGAAAAATGCCGGTTTTAATGTGACCCAGGCAACTGTGTCAAGAGATATAAAAGAGCTTCATCTTGTAAAAGTTCCTTTAATGGATGGAAGATATAAATACAGCCTGCCGGCGGATCAAAGGTTCAATCCGCTGCAGAAACTAAAACGCAATTTAATGGATGCTTTTGTCCGGATTGATACTGCCGGCCATTTGCTTGTTATGAAAACGCTGCCCGGGAATGCGATGGCAATCGGCGCACTGATAGACAATCTTGACTGGGAAGAAATTCTCGGTACGATTTGCGGCGACGATACCTGCCTGATCATCTGCAAAACACCTGAAGATACTGAAGTGATATCCAACCGCTTCATCGATATGCTTTAA
- a CDS encoding TlyA family RNA methyltransferase, whose protein sequence is MKSKKERLDVLLVERGLIETREKAKRAIMAGLVYTNESRLDKPGEKVGADIPLTVKGKLIPYVSRGGLKLEKAIKEFDVDISGKVLLDIGASTGGFTDCALQNGAKMSYALDVGYNQLAWKLRQDERVEVMERTNFRYVTPADLAGEMPDFASIDVSFISLKLILPVLKTLLVPGSDVIALVKPQFEAGREQVGKKGIVRDPKVHADVIDRMIRFSLEQGYDVRNLSYSPITGGDGNIEFLLHLRWEGEKETGINGLSASVDEIVKEAHAELKSKQQKEEE, encoded by the coding sequence ATGAAAAGTAAGAAAGAACGTTTAGATGTATTGCTCGTAGAAAGAGGGCTTATCGAGACAAGGGAAAAGGCAAAGCGCGCCATCATGGCCGGACTTGTCTATACGAACGAGAGCCGCCTCGATAAGCCTGGTGAAAAGGTAGGCGCCGATATTCCGCTCACAGTGAAAGGCAAGCTGATCCCCTATGTCAGCCGCGGCGGACTGAAGCTTGAAAAGGCGATCAAAGAGTTCGATGTGGACATTTCAGGCAAGGTGCTTCTTGATATAGGAGCATCAACCGGCGGCTTCACTGACTGTGCGCTGCAGAATGGGGCGAAAATGTCATATGCATTGGATGTAGGCTATAATCAGCTTGCCTGGAAGCTGAGGCAGGACGAGCGGGTGGAGGTAATGGAAAGGACCAACTTCCGCTATGTGACTCCTGCCGATCTGGCAGGGGAAATGCCTGATTTTGCGTCGATTGATGTATCATTTATTAGCTTGAAGCTTATTCTGCCTGTTCTAAAAACCCTGCTGGTTCCCGGGAGTGATGTTATTGCGCTTGTAAAGCCGCAGTTTGAAGCAGGACGTGAGCAGGTCGGAAAAAAAGGGATTGTCCGCGATCCCAAGGTCCATGCCGACGTCATTGACCGCATGATCCGCTTTTCCCTGGAACAGGGATATGATGTCAGAAACCTTTCCTATTCCCCGATAACAGGAGGGGACGGCAATATTGAGTTCCTTCTTCACCTGAGGTGGGAAGGGGAAAAGGAAACAGGCATAAACGGACTTTCTGCTTCCGTGGATGAAATAGTCAAGGAAGCTCATGCCGAGCTGAAATCAAAGCAGCAGAAAGAAGAGGAATAA
- the dxs gene encoding 1-deoxy-D-xylulose-5-phosphate synthase: MDLLSIKDPSFLKGLSNKELEDLSQDIRNFLIEKLSVTGGHIGPNLGVVELTIALHKCFESPKDKFLWDVGHQSYVHKILTGRACEFDTLRQYKGLCGFPKRIESEHDVWETGHSSTSLSAAMGMVIARDLKKEDSHIVPIIGDGALTGGMALEALNHIGHEQKNMIVILNDNEMSIAPNVGALHNVLGKLRTAGKYQWVKDELELLLKKIPAVGGKLASTAERVKDSLKYLLVSGMFFEEMGFTYLGPIDGHNFEELFETLSYAKKTEGPVLLHVITKKGKGYSPAEKDTVGTWHGTGPYKIDTGDFVKPINPPPAWSKLVSETVRKLARKDSRIVAITPAMPVGSKLEGFASEFPDRMFDVGIAEQHATTVAAGLATQNMKPFLAIYSTFLQRAYDQVVHDICRQNLNVFIGIDRAGLVGADGETHQGVFDIAFMRHVPNLVMMMPKDENEGQHMVNTALAYDDGPIAMRFPRGNGIGVPMDETLIKIPIGTWEVLKEGDDAAILTFGTTIPMAMDAAAQLERQGYSIKVVNARFIKPLDKKMLTEILGLNMPILTIEEAILQGGFGSAVLEFAHENGFHQAAIERMGIPDEYIEHGSVKELLEEIGLTSEMAVQKLAKLARKKQKRA; this comes from the coding sequence ATGGATCTATTATCGATTAAGGACCCTTCATTTTTAAAAGGGCTCTCCAATAAAGAACTGGAAGATCTCAGCCAGGATATCAGGAATTTTCTTATAGAAAAACTTTCAGTGACAGGCGGCCATATCGGACCCAACCTAGGAGTCGTTGAACTGACGATCGCCCTCCACAAATGCTTTGAAAGCCCAAAGGACAAGTTTCTCTGGGATGTGGGCCACCAGTCTTATGTCCATAAGATCCTTACAGGCAGAGCCTGTGAATTTGATACCCTCAGGCAGTATAAAGGACTGTGCGGTTTTCCGAAGCGGATTGAAAGCGAACATGATGTTTGGGAGACCGGCCACAGCTCGACTTCTTTATCAGCGGCCATGGGCATGGTCATTGCGAGGGATTTGAAAAAAGAGGATTCCCATATCGTCCCGATCATCGGGGATGGCGCACTGACAGGCGGGATGGCGCTTGAAGCGCTCAATCATATCGGACACGAGCAAAAGAATATGATTGTCATCCTCAATGATAATGAAATGTCGATTGCACCAAATGTCGGGGCCCTGCACAATGTTCTCGGGAAACTCCGGACAGCCGGCAAGTATCAGTGGGTGAAGGATGAGCTCGAGCTTCTCCTCAAAAAAATCCCTGCTGTCGGCGGAAAGCTTGCTTCAACTGCTGAAAGAGTAAAAGACAGCTTGAAATATCTTCTGGTTTCGGGCATGTTTTTTGAGGAAATGGGCTTTACCTACTTAGGCCCGATCGATGGCCATAATTTTGAAGAGCTGTTTGAAACGCTCAGCTATGCAAAGAAAACAGAAGGTCCTGTCCTTCTGCATGTGATCACTAAGAAGGGGAAAGGCTATTCCCCTGCTGAAAAGGATACAGTCGGGACCTGGCACGGGACAGGCCCATACAAAATTGATACAGGCGACTTTGTTAAACCGATCAACCCGCCGCCTGCCTGGAGCAAGCTTGTCAGTGAAACCGTAAGGAAGCTGGCGAGGAAGGACAGCAGGATTGTTGCAATCACTCCTGCCATGCCTGTAGGATCAAAGCTTGAAGGCTTTGCCAGCGAGTTCCCGGACCGCATGTTTGATGTGGGTATAGCGGAGCAGCATGCAACAACTGTCGCAGCAGGGCTTGCCACACAAAATATGAAGCCGTTCCTGGCTATCTATTCGACCTTCCTGCAGCGTGCCTATGACCAGGTGGTGCATGACATATGCCGCCAGAACCTGAATGTCTTCATCGGAATCGACCGCGCAGGCCTTGTGGGCGCTGACGGTGAAACCCACCAGGGTGTATTTGACATCGCCTTCATGAGGCATGTGCCAAATCTGGTGATGATGATGCCGAAAGATGAAAATGAAGGCCAGCATATGGTCAACACTGCTCTTGCTTATGATGACGGCCCGATTGCGATGCGTTTCCCGAGGGGCAACGGAATCGGTGTGCCGATGGATGAGACGCTGATCAAAATTCCTATCGGCACTTGGGAAGTGCTGAAGGAAGGGGACGATGCTGCAATCCTTACCTTTGGAACAACCATCCCGATGGCGATGGACGCAGCAGCCCAGCTGGAAAGGCAGGGCTACTCTATCAAAGTCGTCAATGCCAGATTTATCAAGCCGCTGGATAAAAAAATGCTGACAGAAATATTAGGTTTGAATATGCCGATACTAACCATAGAAGAAGCCATCCTGCAGGGCGGTTTCGGAAGCGCCGTCCTTGAGTTTGCCCATGAAAACGGCTTCCATCAGGCAGCAATCGAGCGTATGGGAATCCCTGATGAGTATATTGAACATGGAAGCGTAAAGGAACTGCTCGAAGAAATCGGCCTGACCTCTGAGATGGCCGTACAAAAGCTCGCAAAACTGGCGAGAAAAAAACAAAAAAGGGCTTAA
- a CDS encoding polyprenyl synthetase family protein, producing MVPNVQLDSFSEVHIKMLERELEESVSRLAAPEVLKKAMHYSLQAGGKRIRPLLVFATLKAFGEDTKKGLQAAAAVEMIHTYSLIHDDLPSMDDDDLRRGKPTSHKVFGEANAILAGDALLTYSFQLLAQMAPEDADAEVKLALINELARASGAEGMVGGQTADIEGEDKDLDLEELEYIHVHKTGKLLAFSVAAGALLSRAEESRLKSLNEFAHHLGLAFQIRDDILDLEGNEEVLGKPVGSDETNNKSTYPSILTMEGANKALEHHIGMAKARLQETGLEIQLLEEITNLVANRDH from the coding sequence ATGGTGCCGAATGTACAGCTTGATTCTTTTTCAGAGGTCCATATAAAGATGCTTGAGCGTGAGCTGGAGGAAAGTGTCAGCAGACTGGCCGCCCCGGAGGTTCTGAAAAAGGCCATGCATTATTCTCTGCAGGCCGGGGGCAAAAGGATCAGGCCGCTCCTCGTATTCGCTACTCTCAAGGCTTTTGGGGAAGATACAAAAAAAGGCCTGCAGGCTGCAGCTGCTGTGGAGATGATCCATACCTACTCCCTTATCCATGATGACCTCCCAAGCATGGACGATGATGATCTCAGGCGGGGGAAGCCGACCAGCCATAAAGTGTTTGGCGAGGCAAATGCCATCCTTGCTGGAGACGCACTGCTGACATACAGCTTCCAGCTTCTTGCACAGATGGCTCCTGAGGATGCTGATGCGGAAGTGAAGCTTGCTTTGATCAATGAGCTTGCAAGGGCTTCGGGTGCTGAAGGCATGGTAGGCGGCCAGACGGCAGATATTGAGGGAGAGGACAAAGACCTTGATCTTGAAGAGCTTGAATACATACATGTGCACAAAACCGGGAAGCTTCTTGCATTCAGTGTAGCAGCAGGGGCTCTCCTCTCGCGTGCAGAGGAAAGCAGGCTGAAAAGCCTGAATGAATTTGCCCACCATCTGGGCCTTGCTTTCCAAATCAGGGATGATATCCTCGACCTGGAAGGAAATGAAGAGGTCCTTGGAAAGCCGGTTGGCAGTGATGAAACCAACAATAAAAGCACCTACCCATCCATTCTCACTATGGAAGGAGCAAACAAGGCGCTTGAACATCATATAGGGATGGCAAAGGCCCGGCTGCAGGAAACAGGCCTTGAAATCCAGCTGCTGGAAGAGATAACCAATCTGGTGGCGAACAGGGATCACTGA
- a CDS encoding exodeoxyribonuclease VII small subunit — protein sequence MAAEEKLTFEEAMKKLEGIVEKLEEGDVPLEEAIAIYKQGMELSKLCHDKLQRVEEQLTEVLTEEGRKEPFVIEEEE from the coding sequence ATGGCTGCAGAAGAAAAACTCACATTCGAAGAAGCGATGAAAAAGCTTGAAGGAATTGTAGAAAAGCTGGAAGAAGGCGATGTGCCGCTCGAAGAGGCCATTGCCATCTATAAGCAGGGCATGGAGCTGTCCAAGCTGTGCCATGATAAGCTGCAAAGAGTGGAAGAACAGCTGACGGAGGTTCTGACAGAAGAAGGCAGGAAAGAACCGTTTGTCATCGAGGAGGAGGAGTAA
- the xseA gene encoding exodeoxyribonuclease VII large subunit, which produces MKEQRYLTVGALTLYIKRKFDHDPHLQEIFVKGEISNFKRHSSGHMYFTLKDEKSRILAVMFSRSARSVKFEPENGMKVLISGEISVYEPSGQYQIYVKQMQPDGVGDLFLAFEQLKERLQKEGLFASERKRPIPKFPKTVGVITSPTGAAVRDIITTIKRRFPIANILIYPALVQGAQAAPSVAGAIELANLQAEADVLIVGRGGGSIEELWAFNEEQVARAIVGSDIPVISAVGHETDFTIADFAADHRAPTPTGAAEMAVPHIDELAERILNRQSRLIRAMRERAVLQRERLGRLQKSYAFRYPQRLYEQKLEQADKMTEQLKKSAGRLAELKREERDRLLQRLLRNHPNDLYKEAKETHLRGSRALGRAMKEVLTKKQKEFSGMVSTLEALSPLKIMDRGYSLAYSGEGELLKSVSQVEKGDDVQVKLADGTFNCKVTGKEE; this is translated from the coding sequence ATGAAGGAACAGCGTTATCTGACCGTAGGCGCTCTAACTCTATACATAAAAAGAAAATTTGACCATGACCCGCATTTGCAGGAGATATTTGTCAAAGGCGAAATCTCTAATTTTAAGAGGCATTCGAGCGGACATATGTATTTCACGCTGAAGGATGAGAAATCCCGGATCCTGGCAGTCATGTTTTCCCGTTCTGCACGTTCAGTGAAGTTTGAGCCTGAGAACGGGATGAAGGTGCTGATCAGCGGTGAGATCTCTGTCTATGAGCCGAGCGGACAATATCAGATTTATGTCAAGCAGATGCAGCCGGATGGAGTAGGGGATCTTTTCCTGGCCTTTGAGCAGCTGAAGGAAAGGCTCCAGAAAGAGGGGCTGTTTGCTTCAGAACGCAAAAGGCCCATCCCGAAATTCCCGAAAACTGTTGGAGTGATAACGTCCCCGACAGGAGCTGCAGTAAGAGATATCATCACAACAATCAAAAGGCGCTTCCCGATCGCCAATATATTGATTTATCCGGCACTTGTACAGGGTGCCCAGGCAGCTCCTTCTGTTGCTGGCGCCATTGAACTTGCAAACCTGCAGGCCGAGGCTGATGTCCTGATCGTCGGGCGCGGCGGAGGATCGATCGAAGAGCTATGGGCCTTCAATGAAGAGCAGGTGGCAAGGGCGATCGTTGGATCGGACATTCCGGTCATTTCGGCTGTCGGGCATGAAACCGACTTTACAATTGCCGATTTTGCAGCCGACCATCGCGCCCCCACACCAACCGGGGCGGCAGAAATGGCGGTTCCGCACATCGATGAATTGGCTGAAAGGATTTTAAACCGCCAGTCCAGGCTTATCAGAGCGATGAGGGAAAGAGCAGTCCTGCAGCGGGAACGATTGGGCAGACTGCAGAAATCATATGCCTTCCGCTATCCGCAGCGGCTGTACGAACAGAAGCTAGAACAGGCAGACAAGATGACAGAACAGCTGAAAAAGAGCGCAGGCAGGCTTGCAGAGCTGAAACGCGAGGAGCGGGACAGGCTGCTGCAAAGGCTCTTGAGGAATCATCCAAATGATTTGTACAAGGAAGCGAAGGAAACCCATTTACGCGGCAGCCGTGCACTCGGCAGGGCTATGAAAGAAGTTTTGACCAAGAAGCAGAAGGAATTCAGCGGCATGGTTTCAACCCTTGAGGCGCTGAGCCCGCTTAAGATTATGGACAGAGGCTACAGCTTGGCCTATAGCGGGGAAGGCGAGCTCCTGAAGAGTGTCTCCCAGGTTGAAAAGGGCGATGATGTCCAGGTGAAATTGGCTGATGGAACTTTTAATTGCAAGGTGACAGGCAAAGAGGAGTGA
- the nusB gene encoding transcription antitermination factor NusB, with product MKRRTAREKALQALFQIDVSQADPSEAIDHVLEGEEGDEYLTLVVTGVLENKEEIDSLIKQYLEKWKLERLATVDRNLLRQGVYELKYSKEVPANVVIDEAIEIAKIFGDDNSSRFINGVLSKVKDSLDS from the coding sequence ATGAAAAGAAGAACAGCGAGAGAAAAAGCATTACAGGCCCTGTTTCAGATTGATGTGAGCCAGGCAGACCCTTCGGAAGCAATCGACCATGTGCTTGAGGGAGAAGAAGGGGACGAATATCTGACACTTGTGGTAACCGGTGTACTTGAAAATAAAGAGGAAATTGACAGTCTGATCAAGCAGTATCTTGAAAAGTGGAAGCTGGAACGCCTTGCAACAGTTGATCGAAATCTTCTCCGCCAAGGAGTCTATGAGCTGAAATACAGCAAAGAGGTCCCGGCCAATGTTGTCATTGATGAGGCGATTGAAATTGCGAAGATATTTGGCGATGACAATTCCAGCCGTTTCATCAACGGTGTCCTCTCGAAAGTGAAGGATAGCCTGGACTCTTAA
- a CDS encoding Asp23/Gls24 family envelope stress response protein, whose translation MSENILEMSQGNTGHGKVEIAPEVIEVIAGIAASEVEGVAQMRGNFASGVVERLGKKNHGKGVKVELTEEGIKVEVYCLMKFGISIPAVAQEIQDNIRQALLNMTALEAQEINIHVVGILFENQKLEPEIEQEI comes from the coding sequence ATGAGCGAGAACATTTTGGAAATGAGCCAGGGGAATACTGGGCATGGAAAAGTAGAAATAGCTCCTGAAGTCATTGAAGTGATTGCAGGGATCGCTGCCTCTGAGGTAGAAGGGGTTGCACAGATGCGCGGCAATTTCGCCTCAGGAGTCGTCGAGCGTTTAGGCAAGAAAAATCATGGTAAAGGCGTCAAGGTTGAATTGACTGAGGAAGGCATCAAGGTAGAGGTGTACTGCCTGATGAAATTTGGCATCTCAATCCCCGCCGTCGCCCAGGAAATCCAGGATAATATCCGCCAGGCCCTGTTGAACATGACTGCTCTTGAAGCACAGGAAATCAATATTCATGTGGTGGGCATCTTATTTGAAAACCAGAAGCTTGAGCCTGAAATTGAACAGGAAATCTGA